Proteins from a genomic interval of Nocardia sp. BMG51109:
- a CDS encoding SDR family oxidoreductase, whose product MTDLQDKVALVTGSARGVGRAIALRYASLGARVVINYAGNEAGARQTVQDIRDLGSEAVAIRADVSDLRALERLYEESVDAFGKIDIVVANAGVEIIDQPIAEVTEEQFDRLFSINTKGGFFTLQKAAEHVEDNGRIIYIGSSTTCLAIPGVGLYGASKMANRYTVEVLAQEVGNRGVTVNTIIPTQIEGAGVFTHLPEDSPTRAQNLAMRPLGGRLGRVEDVADAAEYFAGPLSQWVSGQNLVISGGLPG is encoded by the coding sequence ATGACGGATCTGCAGGACAAGGTCGCTCTCGTCACCGGATCCGCCCGCGGGGTCGGCAGGGCCATCGCCCTGCGGTATGCCTCGCTCGGCGCCCGTGTGGTGATCAACTACGCCGGCAACGAAGCCGGCGCGCGACAGACCGTGCAGGACATCCGAGACCTCGGATCGGAGGCGGTCGCGATCCGGGCCGACGTCTCCGATCTGCGGGCCCTCGAGCGGCTTTACGAGGAGTCGGTCGACGCGTTCGGAAAGATCGATATCGTAGTCGCCAACGCCGGTGTCGAAATCATCGATCAGCCCATCGCCGAGGTGACGGAAGAACAGTTCGACCGCCTGTTCTCCATCAACACCAAGGGCGGGTTCTTCACGCTGCAGAAGGCCGCCGAGCACGTCGAGGACAACGGCAGGATCATCTACATCGGCTCCAGCACCACCTGCCTGGCCATCCCGGGCGTCGGCCTGTACGGCGCCAGCAAGATGGCCAACCGGTACACCGTCGAGGTGCTCGCTCAGGAGGTCGGCAACCGTGGCGTCACCGTCAACACCATCATTCCCACGCAGATCGAGGGTGCCGGAGTCTTCACCCACCTTCCCGAAGACTCTCCGACCCGCGCCCAGAACCTGGCCATGCGTCCCCTCGGGGGCCGGCTCGGCAGGGTAGAGGATGTCGCGGACGCGGCGGAGTACTTCGCCGGCCCCCTGTCCCAGTGGGTGAGCGGCCAGAATCTGGTCATCAGCGGCGGACTCCCGGGATAG
- a CDS encoding TetR/AcrR family transcriptional regulator: MVRRGPGRPKRDVRTPDHAELMRNGLRAFAELGYEAVSVRELNERLGMGHTFVHDRYGSKEAFWQAVVAHEFRTLAAELAPALTSEPDDDLDWLVRAVRVFHRVSAHHPALNRVIDYEAARESGRLDYLFTLTEPLNQAIRPVFERLVAAGRVRDIPWHAFHFAVVKPALLYGQEPWARRFGRPDDADDSGTIAEIILHGLLT, from the coding sequence ATGGTGCGCCGGGGGCCGGGCAGGCCGAAACGCGACGTTCGGACACCCGATCACGCAGAACTCATGCGCAACGGCTTGCGGGCCTTCGCCGAGCTGGGCTACGAAGCGGTTTCGGTCCGCGAGCTCAACGAGCGCCTCGGGATGGGGCACACGTTCGTCCACGACAGGTACGGGTCCAAGGAAGCCTTCTGGCAGGCGGTCGTCGCTCACGAGTTCCGGACCCTGGCCGCCGAACTGGCGCCCGCCCTGACATCGGAGCCGGACGACGACCTGGACTGGCTGGTGCGGGCAGTTCGGGTCTTCCACCGGGTCAGCGCGCATCACCCCGCTCTGAACAGGGTGATCGACTACGAGGCCGCCCGGGAATCCGGTCGGCTGGACTACTTGTTCACGTTGACCGAACCGCTGAATCAGGCCATCAGGCCCGTCTTCGAACGGCTGGTCGCCGCCGGGCGCGTCCGCGACATTCCCTGGCATGCCTTCCATTTCGCCGTCGTCAAACCCGCGTTGCTGTACGGGCAGGAGCCCTGGGCCCGCAGGTTCGGCCGGCCCGACGACGCCGATGACAGCGGCACGATCGCCGAGATCATCCTCCACGGGCTACTTACCTGA
- a CDS encoding MFS transporter, protein MSQDTTTGESRRERRSTLAAFVGTATEWYDFFLFGTASALVFSKVFYPEFAAGSGLMASFATMWVGFIARPLGGAFFGHFGDRLGRKNVLVATLMLMGAATTAIGLLPTYAQIGAGAPILLILLRALQGFAVGGEWGGAVVMATENADPARKTSAGAWVQQGSPAGSILSTLAFMLVGMLPDDQFLAWGWRIPFLLSAVLVGVGLFIRFRVTESREFAEVKNAEATVRLPIADVFTKTPKILLLGMAVAVTGATTVYFNNTFLLSWTTSELDMNRSVILNVLLGMSILQFLWTPLTARLAGAWGEYRVLVGGLITMIVLAVPFFAAIGSADVAAIAVTLYLSTLGYGAYWAILANWMSSAFPPEVRYSGVSVAYQLCSSIVGGGTPLLSQWILTGSGGNQWAVAAYYIVLQLITIGGVWALHSGMARGRARQSPSAGLVNA, encoded by the coding sequence ATGAGTCAGGACACAACGACCGGCGAATCGCGCCGGGAACGACGGTCGACCCTCGCGGCGTTCGTCGGCACCGCGACGGAATGGTACGACTTCTTCCTCTTCGGCACGGCCTCCGCTCTCGTCTTCAGCAAGGTCTTCTACCCCGAATTCGCGGCCGGGTCGGGTCTGATGGCGTCGTTCGCGACGATGTGGGTCGGATTCATCGCCCGGCCGCTCGGCGGCGCGTTCTTCGGGCATTTCGGAGACCGGCTGGGGCGCAAGAACGTTCTGGTGGCGACCCTGATGCTGATGGGCGCCGCGACCACGGCCATCGGCCTGCTGCCCACCTACGCGCAGATCGGTGCCGGGGCCCCGATCCTGCTGATCCTGCTGCGCGCGCTGCAGGGCTTCGCGGTCGGCGGCGAATGGGGCGGCGCCGTGGTCATGGCCACCGAGAACGCCGACCCGGCGCGCAAGACCTCGGCGGGAGCCTGGGTGCAGCAGGGCTCGCCGGCCGGGTCGATCCTGTCCACGCTCGCGTTCATGCTCGTCGGAATGCTGCCCGACGATCAGTTCCTGGCCTGGGGCTGGCGCATTCCGTTCCTGCTGTCGGCCGTGCTCGTGGGCGTCGGATTGTTCATCCGTTTCCGCGTCACGGAATCCCGGGAGTTCGCCGAGGTGAAGAATGCCGAGGCGACGGTCCGGCTGCCGATCGCCGACGTCTTCACCAAGACCCCGAAAATCCTGCTGCTGGGCATGGCGGTCGCCGTCACGGGGGCGACGACGGTCTATTTCAACAACACTTTCCTGCTCTCCTGGACCACCAGCGAGCTGGATATGAACCGCAGCGTGATCCTCAATGTCCTGCTGGGCATGTCGATCCTGCAGTTCCTGTGGACGCCGCTGACGGCCCGGCTGGCGGGCGCCTGGGGCGAATACCGGGTGCTGGTCGGCGGTTTGATCACGATGATCGTGCTGGCGGTGCCGTTCTTCGCCGCCATCGGCTCCGCCGATGTCGCCGCCATCGCCGTGACGCTCTACCTGAGCACGCTGGGATACGGTGCGTACTGGGCGATCCTGGCGAACTGGATGTCCTCGGCGTTCCCGCCCGAGGTCCGGTATTCGGGCGTTTCCGTTGCCTACCAACTCTGTTCGTCGATCGTCGGCGGCGGCACCCCGCTGCTGTCGCAGTGGATCCTCACCGGCTCGGGCGGGAACCAGTGGGCGGTCGCGGCCTATTACATTGTGCTGCAACTGATCACGATCGGCGGCGTGTGGGCGCTGCACAGCGGCATGGCGCGGGGCCGGGCGCGACAGTCGCCGTCCGCCGGTCTGGTGAACGCCTGA
- a CDS encoding PDR/VanB family oxidoreductase, producing MLSGTTDAVADSGTTDAVADSGTADAVADSEEALAGFPMLVRAIEYAGTDSVFVRLESLDGRTLPRAEAGAHIDIRLPDGVPLESSSRVRQYSLLLPLCTPTGYVVAVRRTAAGRGGSRWIHDGMRVGTTVRVTGPRNNFRIDENVTEHLLLAGGIGITPIYSMLARLTEIGHRARLHYYCRSAEHALFLDELSADPRVSVHHGSAAHPLAAAFDDIGTGADVYCCGPERMLRHAESCARDRGHRWHAERFAAAGGGIGAPAGDEFRVRLARQAIEVSVPPGESILEALLAAGADVEYSCEEGVCGACESRVVAGAPEHRDSVRSPAEHDELGTVMICCARGSETLVLDL from the coding sequence GTGCTTTCGGGAACCACTGACGCGGTAGCGGATTCGGGTACCACCGACGCGGTAGCGGATTCGGGAACTGCCGACGCGGTAGCGGATTCGGAGGAAGCTCTCGCCGGCTTCCCGATGCTGGTCCGCGCGATCGAGTACGCCGGGACCGACTCGGTGTTCGTTCGGCTCGAGTCGCTCGACGGGCGGACGCTGCCGCGGGCGGAAGCGGGCGCGCACATAGATATCCGGCTTCCCGACGGCGTACCGCTCGAGTCGTCGTCGAGGGTCCGCCAGTACTCGCTACTGCTGCCGCTGTGCACCCCGACCGGTTATGTCGTGGCCGTGCGGCGGACGGCGGCCGGTCGCGGTGGGTCGCGGTGGATCCATGACGGCATGCGGGTCGGCACGACAGTGCGAGTTACCGGACCGCGCAACAACTTCCGGATCGACGAGAACGTCACCGAGCATCTGCTCCTGGCCGGCGGCATAGGCATCACGCCGATCTATTCGATGCTGGCGCGGCTGACGGAGATCGGGCACCGGGCCCGGCTGCACTACTACTGCCGCTCCGCGGAACACGCCCTGTTCCTGGACGAACTGTCCGCCGACCCGCGCGTCTCGGTGCACCACGGGAGCGCGGCGCATCCGCTGGCCGCCGCCTTCGACGACATCGGCACCGGCGCCGACGTCTACTGCTGCGGACCCGAGCGGATGCTGCGGCACGCCGAATCGTGTGCGCGCGATCGCGGGCATCGGTGGCATGCGGAGCGGTTCGCGGCCGCCGGCGGCGGCATCGGCGCACCGGCCGGGGACGAGTTCCGGGTTCGCCTGGCTCGCCAGGCGATCGAGGTCTCGGTGCCGCCCGGCGAGTCCATCCTCGAGGCACTGCTGGCGGCCGGCGCGGACGTGGAGTACTCCTGCGAGGAAGGGGTCTGCGGCGCCTGCGAATCGAGGGTCGTAGCGGGAGCACCGGAACACCGGGACTCCGTACGCTCGCCCGCCGAGCACGACGAACTGGGAACCGTCATGATCTGCTGCGCCCGCGGCAGCGAGACATTGGTCCTGGATCTGTAA